The following proteins come from a genomic window of Chryseobacterium glaciei:
- a CDS encoding 5'-nucleotidase C-terminal domain-containing protein → MKNKFLLLGIVLATLSACKTASPLQVANVKTQKNISINNELKNDEEFVKIIEPYKQKLDKEMNQKISHTNVDLTKQGDNSNLGNLLADYTFEGADVWAKSKLNKNVDAALINIGGIRTTIGQGDIFLKNVFEVMPFENEVVIVKMKGSDLQGLFDYYAEHQVNNPVSHLYIETKNGQPTTTLINGKAVNPTQDYYIATSDYLALGGDNMKFFAKGESIPTGIKMRDLFIDYFKKNPEVVVNTDVRLNFIGKK, encoded by the coding sequence ATGAAAAATAAATTCTTGTTACTAGGAATTGTTCTGGCTACACTTTCCGCTTGTAAGACGGCTTCTCCGTTGCAGGTGGCGAATGTGAAGACCCAGAAAAATATTTCTATTAATAATGAGCTAAAGAATGATGAGGAGTTTGTAAAAATTATTGAACCTTATAAGCAAAAATTGGATAAAGAGATGAATCAAAAGATCTCCCACACCAATGTAGACCTTACAAAACAAGGGGATAATAGTAATTTGGGTAATCTTTTAGCAGACTATACATTCGAGGGAGCTGATGTTTGGGCAAAATCAAAACTAAATAAAAATGTAGATGCCGCGTTAATCAATATCGGAGGAATCCGTACAACGATCGGACAGGGCGATATTTTTTTGAAAAATGTTTTTGAAGTAATGCCTTTCGAAAATGAAGTGGTTATCGTAAAGATGAAAGGTTCAGATTTGCAAGGACTTTTTGATTATTACGCTGAACATCAGGTTAATAATCCGGTTTCTCATTTGTATATTGAAACAAAAAACGGACAGCCAACCACAACTTTAATCAACGGAAAAGCGGTAAATCCAACTCAGGATTATTACATTGCAACGTCTGATTATTTGGCTTTGGGTGGTGACAACATGAAATTCTTCGCAAAAGGAGAATCTATTCCTACAGGAATTAAAATGAGAGATTTATTTATTGATTATTTTAAGAAAAATCCTGAAGTTGTAGTAAATACAGATGTTCGTTTAAATTTTATTGGTAAGAAGTAA
- a CDS encoding bifunctional metallophosphatase/5'-nucleotidase, which produces MDRKKFLKAIGGGTLAMALAPNMMMAEELKILDLKSTNKLTILHTNDQHSRIEPFDASYTKNPNQGGFARRASLIQQIRNQESNLLLLDSGDIFQGTPYFNFFGGELEFKLMSMMKYDASTMGNHDFDNSLDGFLKVLPNAQFPFICSNYDFKNTILDGKTSQYKIFNKNGIKVGIFGVGIQLDGLVGKKQYGETVYSDPVDVAQHYSNFLKNEQKCDLVICLSHIGYDYKDEPNKVSDKILAAKTENIDLILGGHTHTFLPEPQTFTNRQGKNVLVNQVGWAGLLLGRIDFFFDSNKNVKHISWNNQAIDSSIIA; this is translated from the coding sequence ATGGATAGAAAAAAGTTTTTAAAAGCAATAGGTGGCGGAACTTTAGCAATGGCTTTAGCTCCCAATATGATGATGGCGGAGGAATTAAAAATTCTAGATTTAAAATCCACAAATAAACTGACGATTCTTCACACCAACGATCAACACAGCAGAATAGAACCTTTTGATGCAAGTTATACCAAAAATCCTAATCAAGGAGGTTTTGCGAGAAGGGCAAGTTTAATTCAGCAAATCAGAAATCAGGAAAGTAACCTTTTGCTTCTTGATTCAGGTGATATTTTTCAGGGAACTCCTTATTTCAACTTTTTCGGAGGTGAATTGGAGTTTAAATTAATGTCCATGATGAAGTATGACGCTTCAACAATGGGAAATCATGATTTTGACAATAGTTTGGACGGATTCCTAAAGGTTTTGCCTAATGCACAGTTTCCTTTTATCTGCTCAAATTATGATTTTAAAAATACAATTCTTGACGGGAAAACTTCTCAATACAAGATTTTCAACAAAAACGGAATCAAAGTAGGGATTTTCGGAGTCGGAATTCAATTAGATGGATTGGTTGGTAAAAAGCAATACGGAGAAACGGTTTATTCTGACCCGGTGGATGTTGCTCAACATTATTCAAATTTCCTTAAAAACGAGCAAAAATGTGATCTTGTGATCTGTCTTTCACATATCGGCTATGATTACAAAGACGAACCAAATAAAGTAAGTGATAAAATCTTAGCTGCCAAAACTGAGAATATTGATCTAATTTTAGGCGGTCATACCCATACTTTCTTACCTGAACCTCAAACTTTTACCAACAGACAAGGTAAAAATGTTTTAGTGAATCAGGTTGGCTGGGCAGGTTTGCTTTTAGGTAGAATAGATTTCTTTTTTGATTCAAATAAAAATGTAAAACATATTTCCTGGAATAATCAGGCAATAGACAGCTCTATAATAGCATAA
- the dapA gene encoding 4-hydroxy-tetrahydrodipicolinate synthase — MSILKGLGVALVTPFNEDLSVDFDSLTKLVEYNIENGTNYLVVLGTTAEAATLSDEEKKQVVDHIIKVNSKRLPLVLGIGGNNTLEVKKQIEETDLSAFEAVLSVSPFYNKPNQEGLYQHYKALASTGKNIIIYNVPSRTGQNVEAETTLRLANEFPNLFLIKEAAPNILQYFDILRKKPEGFNLVSGDDEYTLPVTLAGGNGVISVIGQGYPKEFSTMVQLAFDGKVKEAYEIHNKLVEITRLIFAEGNPCGIKVILAEKGIIKNYLRLPLVAASEGLYAKIKAEMAKI; from the coding sequence ATGAGCATTTTAAAAGGATTAGGTGTGGCGTTGGTGACACCCTTTAATGAAGATTTATCCGTTGATTTCGATAGTTTGACAAAACTTGTTGAGTATAATATCGAGAACGGAACCAATTATTTAGTTGTTTTAGGTACTACAGCAGAGGCTGCAACGCTTTCTGATGAGGAGAAGAAACAGGTAGTAGATCATATCATTAAGGTGAATAGTAAACGCTTGCCTTTGGTGTTGGGAATTGGTGGAAATAATACGCTTGAAGTTAAAAAACAAATCGAGGAAACAGATCTTTCAGCTTTTGAAGCGGTACTTTCTGTATCTCCATTTTACAATAAACCTAATCAGGAAGGGCTTTATCAGCATTATAAAGCATTAGCTTCTACAGGGAAAAACATTATTATTTATAACGTTCCTTCAAGAACGGGACAAAATGTTGAAGCGGAAACAACTTTACGTTTAGCCAATGAATTCCCGAATTTATTCTTAATAAAAGAAGCAGCACCGAATATTTTACAGTATTTCGATATTTTAAGAAAAAAACCTGAAGGTTTTAATTTGGTTTCTGGTGATGACGAATACACACTTCCTGTAACTTTAGCAGGTGGAAATGGTGTAATTTCTGTAATCGGACAAGGGTATCCAAAAGAATTTTCTACGATGGTGCAGTTGGCATTTGACGGAAAAGTAAAAGAAGCATACGAAATCCACAATAAATTAGTTGAGATCACAAGATTGATTTTTGCTGAAGGAAATCCTTGCGGAATTAAAGTTATCTTGGCAGAAAAGGGAATAATTAAAAACTATTTAAGACTTCCTCTTGTTGCTGCTTCAGAAGGACTTTATGCAAAAATTAAAGCTGAAATGGCGAAAATTTAA
- a CDS encoding GNAT family N-acetyltransferase, with protein sequence MKLIKATENDIPMIQDLARRSWENAYAGILSKEQMEFMLSTMYSQEEIANHMQNPNYHYFLIQDESNDSFEGFIGYEIGYGKETTKLHRIYLIPESKGKGFGKKALEFLNKEVSERGDKRIILNVNKYNSARKFYESQGYKVYDEGVFDIGNNFFMDDYLMEYLIHE encoded by the coding sequence ATGAAATTGATAAAAGCTACAGAAAACGATATTCCAATGATTCAGGATTTGGCAAGAAGATCTTGGGAAAATGCTTATGCGGGGATACTATCTAAGGAACAAATGGAATTTATGCTGAGTACAATGTATTCTCAGGAAGAGATTGCCAACCATATGCAGAATCCGAATTATCATTATTTTTTAATTCAGGATGAGAGCAATGACTCATTTGAAGGTTTTATCGGATATGAAATCGGATATGGAAAGGAAACAACAAAACTTCACCGTATTTATTTAATTCCGGAAAGTAAAGGAAAAGGTTTTGGCAAAAAAGCGTTAGAATTTTTAAATAAGGAAGTTTCCGAGAGAGGAGATAAGAGAATTATTTTGAATGTGAACAAGTACAATTCTGCAAGAAAATTCTATGAATCTCAAGGTTACAAGGTGTATGATGAAGGAGTTTTCGATATTGGTAATAATTTTTTCATGGACGACTATTTAATGGAGTATTTAATTCACGAATAA
- a CDS encoding helix-turn-helix domain-containing protein, producing the protein MKMYVKFDFNALCKKILDEKLKEHGLKYRLLNFGEVEFYESLTQEQHTIFKKNLEDYGIEIIESQRTALVQKIKDAIVELVFSEEMIPVKASIYIAEKLNHSYGYLSNLFSEVSFTSIENFIILQKIEYAKELIINNKQSLTEIAHNLNYSSVAHLSTQFKNMTGVTPSQFQKIIVKRRKAQSLISNTRIQYE; encoded by the coding sequence ATGAAAATGTATGTAAAATTTGATTTCAATGCTCTTTGTAAAAAGATTTTGGATGAAAAGCTTAAGGAACATGGTTTGAAATATCGCTTGCTGAATTTTGGAGAAGTAGAATTTTATGAATCGCTTACCCAGGAACAGCATACTATTTTTAAGAAAAATCTTGAAGATTACGGTATAGAAATTATTGAAAGCCAAAGAACTGCTTTGGTGCAAAAAATTAAAGATGCAATTGTAGAACTGGTTTTTTCGGAAGAAATGATTCCGGTGAAAGCATCTATTTATATTGCAGAAAAATTGAATCACAGTTATGGATATCTGTCTAATCTGTTTTCTGAGGTAAGTTTTACTTCTATAGAAAATTTCATTATCCTGCAAAAAATTGAATATGCTAAAGAGCTTATCATTAATAATAAGCAGAGCCTAACAGAAATTGCCCATAACCTGAACTATTCAAGTGTTGCTCATTTGAGTACGCAGTTTAAGAATATGACGGGTGTTACGCCTTCTCAGTTTCAAAAAATTATTGTAAAAAGAAGAAAGGCACAGAGTCTTATCAGCAATACCAGAATACAGTATGAATAG
- a CDS encoding MGH1-like glycoside hydrolase domain-containing protein, producing MNSEKERLSDITWKKWGSYVSNREWGLVREDYSEDGDAWNYTNHDSAEAKTYRWGEEGICGICDDLQKLVFSVGFWNKKDKMVKERFFGLSNGQGNHGEDVKEYFYYLDATPTHSYMKMLYKYPQNAFPYEDLVQTNAARTKDEPEYELIDTGIFDQNEYFDIFIEYAKESQNDILVKLTIINKSEKEAPLIILPTIWFRNTWNWGYDDYKPQLSSEESTSIKIDHKDLETKNIYAKQSLKTLFCDNETNNEKLYQSPNSTKYSKDGINDFVINGNSQAVNPKDIGTKASFFIDENFKAKETKVFEFRLSNKDLKQPFEDFDEIFNSRQKDADEFYNEIQEGIQSEDEKLVQRQAFAGMLWNKMFYHYNVEKWLKGDPAEVNPSKSREKIRNYEWKHLNNEHIISMPDKWEYPWYATWDLAFHTISFSLIDPGFAKHQLKLFLFEWYMHPNGQLPAYEWNLSDVNPPVHAWAVFRVFKIDEYLNEKPDLEFLESAFQKLLMNFTWWVNKKDNNGNNIFEGGFLGLDNIGVFDRNMPLPNGEDLEQSDGTSWMAMFALNMMRIALELALYNKVYEEMAMKFFEHFLSIANSLENMGDECFSLWDEQDEFFYDALAANDGTHMYLKLRTIVGLIPMFAVEVIDDEMIEKLPNFKKRMNWVLENKSELASLVSRWEVKGQDSKHLLSLLRGHRLKRLLSRMLDPEQFLSDYGVRALSKEYEKNPYQLNLNGTDYSVKYTPAESDSGLFGGNSNWRGPIWFPINFLIIESLQRFFFYYSPDFMVEYPTGSGNYSNLDQIADALSKRLSKLFLKDENGNRPFNGQYPRFQTDPDFKDYILFYEYFHGDNGRGVGASHQTGWTGLIAKILQPRFTKKEIAESETEMPDDAK from the coding sequence ATGAATTCCGAAAAAGAAAGACTTTCAGACATTACATGGAAAAAATGGGGATCATATGTCAGCAACCGCGAATGGGGATTGGTGCGTGAAGATTACAGCGAAGATGGCGACGCATGGAATTATACCAACCACGATTCTGCGGAAGCAAAAACCTACAGATGGGGTGAAGAAGGTATTTGCGGAATTTGTGATGATCTTCAAAAGCTCGTTTTTTCCGTAGGATTTTGGAATAAAAAAGATAAAATGGTGAAAGAACGTTTCTTTGGCCTATCAAACGGGCAGGGAAATCACGGTGAAGACGTCAAAGAATATTTTTATTATCTGGATGCAACGCCAACGCATTCTTACATGAAAATGCTGTACAAATATCCTCAGAATGCTTTTCCTTATGAAGATTTGGTGCAGACAAATGCAGCGAGAACAAAAGACGAACCGGAATACGAATTAATCGACACCGGAATTTTTGATCAAAATGAATACTTCGATATTTTTATTGAATATGCAAAGGAAAGTCAGAATGATATTTTGGTAAAGCTTACCATTATCAATAAATCTGAAAAAGAAGCACCATTAATTATTCTTCCAACAATTTGGTTCAGAAATACCTGGAATTGGGGATATGATGACTATAAACCTCAATTAAGTTCGGAAGAATCTACTTCAATAAAAATTGATCACAAAGATTTAGAAACAAAAAATATATACGCAAAACAATCTTTAAAAACGTTGTTTTGCGACAATGAAACTAATAACGAAAAGCTTTATCAGTCTCCTAATAGTACAAAATACAGCAAAGACGGAATCAATGATTTTGTGATCAATGGAAATTCTCAAGCCGTTAATCCAAAAGATATTGGAACAAAAGCTTCATTTTTTATTGACGAAAATTTTAAAGCTAAAGAAACCAAAGTATTTGAATTCAGACTTTCAAATAAAGATTTAAAACAGCCTTTTGAAGATTTTGATGAAATTTTTAATTCAAGACAAAAAGATGCAGACGAATTTTACAATGAAATTCAGGAAGGAATACAATCTGAAGATGAAAAACTGGTTCAAAGACAGGCTTTCGCAGGAATGTTGTGGAACAAAATGTTTTATCATTACAACGTTGAAAAATGGTTGAAAGGCGATCCTGCAGAAGTCAATCCATCAAAATCTCGCGAAAAAATCAGGAATTATGAATGGAAGCATCTTAACAACGAGCATATCATTTCAATGCCCGATAAATGGGAATATCCGTGGTATGCAACTTGGGATCTGGCTTTTCATACGATCAGTTTTTCTTTAATTGATCCCGGTTTTGCCAAACATCAGTTAAAATTATTCCTTTTTGAATGGTATATGCATCCAAATGGCCAGCTTCCGGCGTATGAATGGAATTTAAGTGATGTAAATCCTCCGGTTCATGCCTGGGCAGTTTTCAGGGTATTTAAAATTGATGAATATTTAAACGAAAAACCCGATCTGGAGTTTCTGGAAAGTGCTTTCCAAAAGCTTTTGATGAATTTTACGTGGTGGGTCAACAAAAAAGATAACAACGGGAATAATATTTTTGAAGGCGGATTTTTAGGGCTCGATAATATTGGAGTTTTCGACAGAAATATGCCACTTCCAAACGGCGAAGACCTCGAACAGTCGGACGGAACAAGCTGGATGGCAATGTTTGCTCTAAACATGATGAGAATTGCTCTGGAATTGGCTCTTTACAACAAAGTATATGAAGAAATGGCGATGAAGTTCTTCGAGCATTTCCTCTCGATTGCCAATTCTCTCGAGAATATGGGTGATGAATGTTTCAGCCTTTGGGATGAGCAGGATGAGTTTTTCTATGATGCGCTTGCGGCCAATGACGGAACTCATATGTATTTGAAATTGAGAACGATCGTTGGTTTAATTCCAATGTTTGCCGTTGAGGTTATTGATGATGAAATGATTGAAAAATTGCCCAATTTTAAGAAAAGAATGAATTGGGTGCTGGAAAATAAATCTGAGTTGGCTTCTTTGGTTTCCCGTTGGGAAGTGAAAGGTCAGGATTCCAAGCACCTACTGTCACTTTTGCGAGGTCATCGTTTGAAGAGATTATTAAGCCGAATGCTTGATCCTGAACAGTTTTTAAGTGATTACGGCGTTCGTGCTTTGTCTAAAGAATATGAAAAAAATCCTTATCAACTTAATTTGAATGGAACAGATTATTCTGTAAAATATACTCCGGCAGAAAGTGACAGCGGACTTTTTGGTGGAAACAGCAATTGGCGCGGTCCGATCTGGTTTCCTATCAATTTTTTAATTATTGAAAGTCTGCAGCGTTTTTTCTTTTATTACAGCCCGGATTTTATGGTAGAATATCCTACAGGAAGTGGGAATTATTCTAATTTAGATCAAATTGCGGACGCTTTAAGCAAAAGATTATCTAAGCTATTTTTAAAAGATGAAAATGGTAACAGACCTTTTAACGGACAATATCCAAGGTTTCAAACTGATCCAGATTTTAAGGATTACATTTTATTTTATGAATATTTCCACGGAGACAATGGCCGTGGAGTAGGAGCTTCTCACCAAACGGGATGGACGGGCTTAATTGCAAAAATTCTTCAGCCAAGATTTACCAAAAAGGAAATCGCAGAATCTGAAACGGAAATGCCGGATGATGCAAAATAA
- a CDS encoding glucose 1-dehydrogenase — protein sequence MEISLRNQVAVVTGASSGIGTGVAKSLASAGATIIVNHSSERSTDEAKAVLKEITDAGGNGITYQCDVSKEDQVVKMFQDVVSQFGTVDILVNNAGVQKDAKFTEMTLDQWNTVIGINLTGQFLCAREAIKEFLRRGIDPTRSIACGKIIHISSVHEIIPWAGHANYASSKGAIRMLMQTLAQEYGADKIRVNSICPGAIQTPINKDAWSTPEALNSLLNLIPYNRIGQPQDIGNLAAFIASDLADYITGTSIFVDGGMTTFESFSTGG from the coding sequence ATGGAAATATCACTTCGTAATCAGGTAGCAGTCGTTACCGGAGCTTCAAGCGGAATAGGAACAGGAGTAGCCAAATCATTGGCATCAGCGGGCGCAACAATTATTGTGAATCATTCTTCGGAAAGATCTACAGACGAAGCCAAAGCTGTTTTAAAAGAAATTACAGATGCGGGCGGAAACGGAATTACCTATCAATGTGATGTTTCCAAGGAAGATCAGGTGGTAAAAATGTTTCAGGATGTTGTTTCGCAATTCGGAACGGTTGATATTCTAGTCAATAATGCCGGAGTACAAAAAGATGCCAAATTCACAGAAATGACACTTGATCAATGGAATACAGTGATCGGAATTAATCTTACAGGCCAGTTTCTTTGCGCAAGAGAAGCTATCAAAGAATTTTTACGTCGCGGAATTGATCCTACACGATCTATCGCCTGCGGAAAAATCATTCATATAAGTTCGGTTCATGAGATCATTCCTTGGGCTGGTCACGCGAATTATGCTTCGAGTAAAGGGGCGATCAGAATGTTGATGCAGACGTTGGCTCAGGAATACGGAGCGGATAAAATCCGTGTAAATTCCATTTGTCCGGGTGCGATTCAAACACCGATCAATAAAGATGCGTGGAGTACTCCGGAAGCGTTAAATTCTCTTCTTAATTTAATTCCATACAACAGAATCGGGCAACCGCAGGACATCGGAAATCTGGCTGCATTTATAGCGAGCGATCTCGCAGACTACATCACAGGAACAAGTATTTTTGTTGACGGTGGAATGACGACTTTTGAAAGTTTTTCTACGGGAGGATAA
- a CDS encoding response regulator — protein MNREYLSVILVDDDEGNRILFKNIFKELKIGVKVQSFGNGANLMEYLNSKEAQIPEILFMNYHISQKNSLECISEIKIDFRFDNMVTAIYSENLSENEVEDVFVNGANIFIKKKDDYNAMKKVLSDVITINWQYYTSGLNRDNFIMKVL, from the coding sequence ATGAATAGGGAATATTTGAGTGTAATTTTGGTAGATGATGATGAAGGAAACCGTATTCTTTTTAAGAATATTTTTAAAGAGTTAAAAATAGGAGTTAAAGTTCAGAGCTTTGGAAACGGAGCAAATTTAATGGAATATCTGAATAGCAAGGAAGCTCAGATTCCTGAGATTTTGTTTATGAATTATCATATTTCTCAGAAAAATAGTCTGGAATGTATATCAGAAATAAAAATAGATTTTAGGTTTGATAATATGGTTACCGCAATCTATTCTGAAAATTTATCAGAAAATGAAGTTGAGGATGTCTTTGTAAACGGAGCTAATATTTTTATTAAAAAGAAGGATGATTATAATGCCATGAAGAAGGTACTTTCTGATGTGATCACAATAAACTGGCAATATTATACGTCAGGACTTAATAGAGATAACTTCATCATGAAAGTATTATAA
- a CDS encoding T9SS type A sorting domain-containing protein encodes MKKFSIISLGILASLQLVNAQTISSKKWSDLFSYNNVIAMKEDNGKIVAAAENGLFYYTISTGEITKLSKANGLHEIKITAFDYNPQTKVGLIGYQNGSLDVVTPDGVTYVVDIPIATGYNGSKKINHISITGDKAVVSVGYGVSIFDLKKKEFNDSAFFLTGGVYQASNEAVLFGNKVYSVTNTGLKTHEMNTTFPVFTTWVTEMPGNFTHIDSESVLTFSSPTTSYIYNNGVSTPIGQTFTNVHDVVVNANNIIVTDLARIYSFNTNGTAGTVSSFGEECNTATTVGGRVYGGTILSGIKNETNNTFKPDGPYLNYAYKISLHENNQIVVSTGGRESRFNTPINNSKNPGFYFFNGMEWIYSSYFIGSTTRFNVLDAVLDPASPDDVFFTNYNNSTGHGIYKMKYNASSKDFAFTKYYDLGGVINQDRRPVGLVYDDQNNLFTSIAFSGNGTTAGTATAIGSYDRATDNFIVKNTNSSSGAAQKPYYYEGLLWIPTPRLNSLVVYDNKKTPSISDDVDYIIDPSNGLPSNNGGSLSVVIDKAGDAWIGTDSGIRVLSNAATTIKEADPQADPIVIEQNGLGEELFRDLQILQIEVDAGDHKWVSIDGGGVYYLSADGQQTIKHFTKENSPLPTNSITDIKVDKKTGKVYFASYDGIVVYQGDVADVTSDFGNVVVYPNPVVYSNFKGKVTIKGLAEKTNIRIADVAGNVVHSAVARGGYYEWDLNNMRGSRVASGIYFVLMTNEDGSDKATAKIAVVN; translated from the coding sequence ATGAAAAAATTCTCTATAATTTCTCTTGGTATTTTAGCATCCCTGCAATTGGTCAATGCTCAAACTATTTCTTCAAAAAAATGGTCGGATTTGTTTTCCTATAACAACGTTATCGCCATGAAAGAAGATAATGGAAAAATAGTTGCCGCCGCAGAAAACGGACTTTTCTACTATACAATTTCCACAGGAGAAATTACCAAGCTGTCTAAAGCAAACGGCCTGCATGAGATAAAAATAACGGCTTTCGATTATAATCCACAAACAAAAGTTGGGCTTATAGGTTATCAAAACGGCTCTTTGGATGTTGTTACACCAGACGGAGTGACTTATGTTGTCGATATTCCTATTGCTACAGGGTATAACGGGAGTAAAAAAATTAATCATATTTCAATTACAGGCGATAAAGCCGTTGTTTCTGTAGGATATGGAGTTTCTATATTTGATTTAAAAAAGAAGGAATTTAATGATTCTGCTTTTTTCCTTACAGGAGGAGTTTATCAGGCAAGTAATGAAGCTGTTTTATTTGGAAACAAAGTTTATTCTGTAACTAATACAGGATTAAAAACCCATGAAATGAATACCACATTCCCGGTATTTACAACTTGGGTAACTGAAATGCCAGGAAACTTCACACACATTGATTCTGAATCTGTACTTACATTTTCATCACCAACGACTTCTTATATCTATAATAATGGTGTTTCTACGCCTATTGGACAGACATTTACAAATGTTCATGATGTTGTTGTAAATGCAAATAATATTATTGTAACAGACTTGGCAAGGATATATTCTTTTAATACAAACGGAACTGCAGGTACTGTTTCAAGTTTTGGGGAAGAATGTAATACGGCAACCACCGTTGGTGGAAGAGTTTATGGCGGAACAATATTATCTGGTATAAAAAATGAAACCAACAATACTTTTAAACCGGATGGTCCTTATCTAAACTATGCTTATAAAATTAGTTTACATGAGAATAATCAAATTGTTGTTTCAACTGGAGGAAGAGAATCAAGATTTAATACTCCCATAAACAATTCCAAAAATCCGGGCTTCTATTTCTTTAATGGAATGGAATGGATCTATTCTTCATACTTTATAGGAAGTACGACAAGATTTAACGTTCTAGATGCTGTATTAGATCCTGCTAGTCCAGATGATGTTTTCTTCACCAATTATAATAATTCTACAGGACATGGTATTTATAAAATGAAATATAATGCAAGTAGTAAAGACTTTGCTTTCACAAAATATTATGACCTTGGTGGTGTAATTAATCAGGATCGTCGTCCAGTGGGTCTGGTTTATGATGACCAAAATAATTTATTTACATCTATTGCTTTTTCTGGAAACGGAACAACTGCCGGTACAGCAACAGCAATAGGATCTTACGACAGAGCAACAGACAATTTTATTGTTAAAAATACTAACTCTTCAAGTGGGGCTGCTCAAAAGCCTTACTATTATGAGGGACTGTTATGGATACCAACTCCAAGATTAAACAGCTTAGTTGTATATGATAATAAAAAAACACCTAGCATTTCAGACGATGTAGATTATATTATTGATCCGTCAAACGGCTTACCATCAAATAACGGAGGATCACTTTCTGTCGTAATAGATAAAGCAGGTGACGCATGGATTGGTACAGACAGCGGAATAAGAGTTTTATCTAATGCTGCAACAACAATTAAAGAAGCAGACCCTCAAGCAGACCCTATTGTTATTGAACAAAACGGATTGGGCGAAGAACTTTTCAGAGATCTGCAAATTTTACAGATTGAAGTAGATGCCGGAGATCATAAATGGGTTTCTATAGATGGTGGCGGTGTATATTATTTATCGGCAGACGGTCAACAAACTATTAAACATTTTACAAAAGAAAATTCTCCTTTGCCAACAAACAGTATTACTGATATTAAAGTTGACAAAAAAACAGGAAAAGTATACTTCGCATCATACGACGGAATTGTTGTTTATCAAGGCGATGTAGCAGATGTTACATCTGATTTTGGTAATGTAGTTGTTTATCCGAATCCTGTGGTTTATTCAAACTTTAAAGGAAAAGTTACCATTAAAGGGTTAGCAGAAAAAACAAATATCAGAATTGCAGATGTTGCAGGAAATGTAGTGCATTCAGCGGTTGCGAGAGGTGGTTACTACGAATGGGATCTTAACAATATGAGAGGATCAAGAGTAGCTTCCGGAATTTATTTTGTGTTAATGACCAACGAAGATGGTTCTGATAAAGCTACTGCAAAAATAGCTGTAGTTAATTAA
- the recO gene encoding DNA repair protein RecO — MNSQNGFLLSFIKYGENDAVLHCFTEDDGFQTYFLKGVYTKRNKKKALLLPLNQLNFSVNTGRGNGIQSVSKFELTKNNDIYTDIKANTVIFFVSDFLNQVLRHENKNPNIFFCIDEFTDQLTQKNYQSHLIFLIKILKIQGVAPLLDEGKYLDPETGTFSFNSIHHLFNEEISLIWKNIISSADPYQIKIHSSLRKNFLDSLLVYYHYHITDFRTPTSLEVIQQIFE, encoded by the coding sequence ATGAATTCTCAAAACGGATTTTTACTTTCATTCATAAAATATGGCGAAAATGATGCTGTTTTGCATTGTTTTACTGAAGATGACGGCTTTCAGACCTATTTTTTAAAAGGTGTTTACACCAAAAGAAATAAAAAGAAAGCTTTACTTCTGCCATTAAATCAGCTTAATTTTTCTGTAAATACAGGAAGAGGTAACGGCATTCAATCGGTTTCTAAATTTGAACTGACCAAAAACAACGATATCTATACCGATATTAAAGCGAATACCGTTATATTTTTCGTTTCAGATTTTTTAAATCAGGTTTTAAGGCATGAAAATAAAAATCCAAATATTTTCTTTTGTATTGATGAATTTACGGATCAATTAACACAAAAAAATTATCAGTCACATTTAATATTTTTAATTAAAATCTTAAAAATTCAGGGTGTTGCACCTTTGCTTGATGAGGGGAAATATTTAGATCCCGAAACAGGAACTTTTTCCTTTAATTCCATTCATCATCTTTTCAATGAAGAAATTTCATTGATTTGGAAAAATATTATTTCCTCTGCAGATCCTTATCAGATAAAAATTCATTCATCATTAAGAAAAAACTTTTTGGATAGCCTTTTGGTGTATTATCATTATCATATTACCGATTTTAGAACACCGACTTCCTTAGAAGTTATTCAACAGATCTTTGAGTAA